A genome region from Natronosalvus rutilus includes the following:
- a CDS encoding DUF5808 domain-containing protein has translation MADKPTSGEIFGVPYNFERPSFGRMLSSYWQPGKGMLVEKPFGVGYTLNLANWRSWIVVLITGALLWQEQSPSSDSDSDSDSAIDPVEVIVDDESDD, from the coding sequence ATGGCAGACAAACCGACCTCCGGTGAAATTTTCGGAGTCCCGTACAACTTCGAGCGACCGAGTTTCGGCCGAATGCTCTCGTCGTACTGGCAACCCGGTAAAGGAATGCTCGTCGAGAAGCCCTTCGGCGTCGGCTACACGCTCAACCTGGCCAACTGGCGGTCCTGGATCGTCGTCCTCATCACGGGCGCGTTGCTCTGGCAGGAACAGTCGCCGTCGTCGGACTCGGACTCTGATTCGGACTCGGCGATCGATCCGGTCGAAGTGATCGTCGACGACGAGAGCGACGACTGA
- a CDS encoding lipoate--protein ligase family protein has protein sequence MTDLADREWRLIKDDPRDGATQMSLEEIAAQTALEDDLRTVRVYDWEPSTLSLGYQQEPDTVDWDFCEEHGVDVTRRQTGGGGIYHDSVADISYTIVAPAAEVPGDLMDCYAMFCEPILEAFSRMGVDADFAGAKQEAIYRPSCYLRDIHPAHDVVAPASESETKKISGNAQYRQRDVVIQHGSLSFDLEPETHVGVFAADIEPQTFTDRVTSIREQAGIDREEAVDCLASALGEWCDAEEGEWRDGELEAAADLAERKFGAEGWVCDRALEA, from the coding sequence ATGACCGACCTCGCCGACCGCGAGTGGCGCCTGATCAAGGACGACCCCAGGGACGGAGCGACCCAGATGTCCCTCGAGGAAATCGCCGCGCAGACGGCGCTCGAGGACGACCTGCGCACCGTTCGGGTCTACGACTGGGAGCCCAGCACGCTCTCGCTGGGCTACCAGCAAGAACCCGACACCGTCGACTGGGACTTTTGCGAAGAGCACGGGGTTGACGTCACCCGACGCCAGACCGGCGGTGGCGGCATCTACCACGATTCCGTCGCGGACATCTCCTACACCATCGTCGCCCCGGCCGCGGAAGTCCCCGGCGACCTGATGGACTGTTACGCCATGTTCTGTGAACCCATCCTGGAGGCGTTCTCGCGGATGGGCGTCGACGCCGACTTCGCGGGGGCGAAACAGGAGGCCATCTACCGCCCCTCGTGTTACCTCCGGGACATTCACCCTGCTCACGACGTAGTGGCCCCTGCGAGCGAGTCCGAGACGAAGAAGATCAGTGGCAACGCCCAGTACCGCCAGCGCGACGTCGTCATCCAGCATGGCTCGCTGAGCTTCGACCTCGAGCCCGAAACTCACGTCGGCGTCTTTGCCGCGGACATCGAGCCGCAAACGTTTACAGACCGCGTCACGAGCATCCGCGAGCAGGCGGGAATCGACCGCGAGGAGGCCGTCGACTGTCTCGCCAGCGCGCTCGGAGAGTGGTGTGACGCCGAAGAGGGCGAGTGGCGGGACGGGGAACTCGAGGCCGCGGCCGACCTGGCCGAGCGGAAGTTCGGTGCCGAGGGCTGGGTTTGCGACCGCGCGCTCGAGGCCTGA
- a CDS encoding metal ABC transporter substrate-binding protein, giving the protein MSERSRSTDGRSISRRQALASGAGVLVAGSAGCLAGVRGSPSGSEDGSPVVAASFFSFYDFGRKVAENTPVQLTNLVPTGLHGHGWEPDASITRDIIEADAFIHVGANFQPWADRAIQTLEDDGVDTALINAREGVELVSLAASLDPEEEGVGDGRGKDPHFWLDPQRAKRSVDNIANGLIEVAPDHEETLRENAEAYKADVLDRIDADYERIFETASQDVVQLAAHNAFQYVGVRYGVEMRPLVTNLAASGNVAPSDIVAAKETIEENDIEYIGAAVFETRKPAEQLLAETPVEAYFPVTPYAGVYEEWVDAGWGYEEIAYNINMPTFSVVLGNESPDEAGPDGWADEWRNFE; this is encoded by the coding sequence ATGAGCGAGCGATCACGGTCGACAGACGGACGCTCGATATCCCGCCGTCAGGCACTCGCGAGCGGCGCTGGCGTCCTCGTCGCCGGAAGCGCGGGCTGTCTCGCGGGCGTCAGAGGAAGTCCGTCGGGGAGCGAGGACGGATCGCCGGTCGTCGCGGCGTCGTTTTTCAGCTTCTACGATTTCGGACGCAAGGTAGCCGAGAACACGCCTGTCCAGCTGACAAACCTGGTTCCGACGGGCCTCCACGGTCACGGCTGGGAGCCCGATGCGAGCATCACGCGCGACATCATCGAAGCGGACGCGTTCATCCACGTCGGCGCCAACTTCCAGCCCTGGGCCGACCGGGCGATTCAGACCCTTGAGGACGACGGGGTCGACACGGCCTTGATCAACGCCCGCGAGGGCGTCGAACTGGTCTCGCTGGCGGCCAGCCTGGACCCGGAAGAGGAGGGCGTCGGCGACGGACGAGGTAAAGATCCACACTTCTGGCTCGATCCACAGCGTGCGAAGCGCTCCGTCGACAACATCGCCAACGGCCTGATCGAGGTCGCGCCCGACCACGAAGAGACTCTTCGCGAGAACGCCGAGGCGTACAAGGCGGACGTCCTGGACCGGATCGACGCGGATTACGAACGAATCTTCGAGACGGCCTCGCAGGACGTGGTCCAGCTCGCGGCTCACAACGCCTTTCAGTACGTCGGCGTTCGCTACGGCGTCGAGATGCGCCCGCTGGTCACGAACCTCGCCGCGAGCGGGAACGTGGCGCCGAGCGACATCGTCGCGGCCAAGGAGACCATCGAGGAGAACGACATCGAGTACATCGGCGCCGCGGTCTTCGAGACGCGCAAGCCGGCCGAACAGTTGCTCGCAGAGACGCCCGTCGAGGCCTACTTCCCCGTGACGCCGTACGCCGGCGTCTACGAGGAGTGGGTCGATGCGGGCTGGGGCTACGAGGAGATCGCGTACAACATCAACATGCCCACGTTCAGCGTCGTCCTCGGCAACGAATCGCCGGACGAGGCCGGACCGGACGGCTGGGCTGACGAATGGCGAAACTTCGAGTGA
- a CDS encoding metal ABC transporter ATP-binding protein, translating to MRTTANQEAQTNSADPSTPVIELSEVDFGYTSTPVVEDVSLRVDPGEYVAVVGPNGSGKSTLMRLALGLLRPDRGTARLFDQPAHRFDDGARVGYVAQRASASTEMPITVREVVKMGRFPHVRFGRLDEADWAIVDRALETVGMHAFAGRRITNLSGGQRQRAFIARALAGEADLLVLDEPTVGVDAESVEAFYELLESLNDSGITVLLIEHDLGAVTAHADRIVCLNREVYFDGTADAFVESDALGRAFGAAAAIVGDRR from the coding sequence ATGCGAACTACAGCTAATCAGGAGGCGCAGACGAACTCCGCCGACCCAAGTACGCCCGTCATCGAACTGTCCGAGGTCGACTTCGGGTACACGTCCACCCCGGTCGTCGAGGACGTCTCGCTTCGTGTCGACCCCGGCGAGTACGTCGCCGTCGTCGGCCCGAACGGCTCCGGAAAGTCGACGCTCATGCGACTCGCACTCGGCTTGCTCCGACCGGACCGGGGCACCGCACGGCTGTTCGACCAACCCGCCCACCGATTCGACGACGGCGCTCGAGTCGGCTACGTCGCCCAGCGGGCGAGCGCCTCGACGGAGATGCCGATCACGGTTCGCGAGGTCGTGAAGATGGGCCGGTTTCCGCACGTTCGCTTCGGCCGACTCGACGAGGCGGACTGGGCAATCGTCGACCGTGCCCTCGAGACGGTCGGGATGCACGCGTTCGCCGGCCGGCGGATCACGAACCTCTCCGGGGGTCAGCGTCAGCGGGCGTTCATCGCGCGGGCGCTCGCGGGCGAAGCGGACCTGCTCGTCCTGGACGAGCCGACCGTCGGCGTTGACGCCGAATCGGTCGAGGCGTTCTACGAACTGCTCGAGTCGCTCAACGACTCGGGAATCACCGTCCTCCTGATCGAACACGACCTGGGCGCGGTGACCGCTCACGCCGATCGGATCGTCTGTCTCAACCGCGAGGTGTACTTCGACGGGACGGCGGACGCGTTCGTCGAGAGCGACGCGCTCGGCCGAGCGTTCGGGGCGGCAGCGGCCATCGTGGGTGACCGCCGATGA
- a CDS encoding metal ABC transporter permease has protein sequence MSRSLVGLLGSSPLDPLQSGPVDVALEPLYWLLEAWYWLLSQLYYVTRLEMIHPEYAFMHRAILVGLCIGVMAPLIGTFLVHRQLALIGDALAHTAFAGVAVGLFINATLSFSVSPYLTAIVIAVIAALLIELISEYTDAYNDVSMAIVLSTGFALGTVLISLNAGGLTVSIDQYLFGNLSTVSAENTVLLLVLFAVVVGTVALTRNQLLYVTFDEVAAEVAGIPVRWYNRVMVMLTALVVVGAMQIMGVILVAAMLVVPVAGASQVARSFSQALLTSVVLAELAVVVGVGVAYYAEATAGGVVVLVAVAIYVGCVGLGKFFAGSHREESAPDVDAIDGDGTPLE, from the coding sequence ATGAGCCGGTCGCTCGTCGGCCTGCTTGGGTCGAGCCCTCTCGACCCGCTGCAATCGGGGCCCGTCGACGTCGCCCTCGAGCCGCTGTACTGGCTGCTCGAGGCGTGGTACTGGCTCCTGTCCCAGCTGTACTACGTGACGCGTCTCGAGATGATCCACCCCGAGTACGCGTTCATGCACCGGGCGATCCTGGTGGGGCTCTGCATCGGCGTGATGGCCCCGCTCATCGGCACCTTCCTGGTCCACCGCCAGCTCGCGCTCATCGGCGACGCCCTCGCACACACTGCGTTTGCGGGCGTCGCGGTCGGGCTGTTCATCAACGCGACCCTGTCATTCTCGGTGTCGCCGTACCTGACGGCAATCGTCATCGCGGTGATCGCCGCGTTGCTGATCGAACTCATCTCGGAGTACACCGACGCCTACAACGACGTCTCGATGGCGATCGTCCTCTCGACGGGGTTCGCCCTCGGGACGGTGCTCATCAGCCTCAACGCGGGTGGGCTCACCGTGTCGATCGACCAGTACCTCTTCGGGAACCTCTCGACGGTGTCGGCCGAAAACACGGTCTTGCTGCTGGTGCTGTTCGCCGTCGTCGTCGGTACGGTCGCGCTCACCCGCAATCAACTGTTGTACGTCACCTTCGACGAAGTGGCCGCCGAGGTCGCGGGGATTCCCGTGCGTTGGTACAATCGGGTGATGGTGATGCTCACTGCGCTGGTCGTCGTTGGCGCGATGCAAATCATGGGCGTCATCCTCGTGGCAGCGATGCTGGTCGTCCCCGTCGCCGGCGCCTCGCAGGTCGCGCGAAGTTTTTCACAGGCGCTACTGACGTCGGTCGTCCTCGCCGAACTCGCCGTCGTCGTCGGCGTCGGGGTCGCGTATTACGCCGAGGCGACCGCCGGCGGCGTCGTTGTGCTGGTCGCCGTCGCCATCTACGTCGGTTGCGTCGGCCTCGGCAAGTTCTTCGCCGGAAGCCACCGTGAGGAGTCGGCGCCAGACGTCGACGCGATCGACGGCGACGGGACTCCCCTCGAGTGA
- a CDS encoding PAS domain-containing protein: MESPGSAPNCTRADVQRVFSKLEDPSTPISAAEVADELECSLESARRTLSKLVERGTLRTKQINESARVWWRSSDAERPDGRTDREEFSAFVTAVEDYAIFMLDPDGTVASWNDGAERIKGYDEADIVGEHFSTFYTDDDTAAGVPERNLERAAAAGRVEDEGWRVREDGSLFWANVTITALHDDEGTFRGFTKVTRDMTERREYEQQLRRERDFTAQVLETVPVGILVSTPDGDLTRANRRVLDWLGAEASSFTDHDHDRETWDVYDADGEQIPFEDWPLMQVVETGEPVFGYQCQIDSPARGRQWVSINAAPIDDDGDDERVVFSVEDVTEQHERQQQLRRESEQTEQLLRTAPIPIAVWNADGETVMANRRAQETLDVSEQEFLEDPDGADQWGLYDPNGNPLDSSETPSARTAATGEPVRNDEVVVETPDGDRIHLHVNAAPVLDPDGNVERIIVASEDITDLKDREHQLERRKSELETELSEILGRITDAFYALDDEWRFTHVNERAEELIDFEDQGLVGEHVWEVFDWVENTQLREEYERAMETQEPTSFEFYYPDPLDAWLDIHVYPSETGLSVYFRDVTERKERERQLEESERRYRTLVEHFPNGAVALVDEHLRYQTIGGTPLDGADVAVGSGFDEPIQDVLPAPLEDELVPRYEAALEGESSSFEIELGEQVYQLQTVPIRDDSGEVFAALGMSQDITERRTYERKLEASNERLEQFAYAASHDLQEPLRMVSSYLQLIERRYGDAFDEDGEEFLEFAVDGAERMREMIDGLLEYSRVETQGNAFEPVDLETVLSDAQADLRFPIQESGADVTADSLPRVEGDPTQLRQVFQNLLSNAIEYSGDESPRVHVTAKRAGDVWEVSVRDEGIGMDPDDTDRVFEVFQRLHSQEEHAGTGIGLALCQRIVERHGGTIRADSEPGVGTTFTFTLPAAVGADQD; encoded by the coding sequence ATGGAATCGCCAGGTTCGGCTCCGAACTGCACTCGAGCGGACGTCCAACGCGTGTTCTCGAAACTCGAGGACCCTTCGACGCCGATTTCGGCCGCCGAAGTCGCCGACGAGCTGGAGTGCTCCCTGGAGTCTGCCCGTCGAACCCTGTCGAAACTCGTCGAACGAGGCACGCTCCGGACGAAGCAAATCAACGAGTCGGCTCGCGTCTGGTGGCGCTCGAGCGACGCTGAGCGTCCCGATGGGCGAACGGATCGAGAGGAGTTCAGCGCTTTCGTCACCGCCGTCGAGGATTACGCCATCTTCATGCTCGACCCCGACGGCACCGTCGCCAGCTGGAACGACGGGGCGGAACGGATCAAGGGCTACGACGAAGCCGACATCGTCGGCGAGCACTTCTCCACGTTCTACACCGACGACGACACTGCCGCCGGCGTTCCCGAGCGAAATCTCGAGCGGGCGGCCGCCGCGGGCCGCGTCGAGGACGAGGGCTGGCGCGTTCGCGAGGACGGCTCCCTCTTCTGGGCCAACGTGACTATTACGGCACTCCACGACGACGAGGGGACGTTTCGTGGATTCACCAAGGTCACTCGCGACATGACCGAGCGTCGGGAATACGAACAGCAACTCCGCCGGGAACGGGACTTCACCGCCCAGGTGCTCGAGACCGTCCCGGTCGGGATTCTCGTAAGCACGCCCGACGGCGACCTCACTCGGGCGAACAGACGAGTCCTGGACTGGCTTGGCGCCGAGGCGTCGTCGTTCACCGACCACGACCACGACCGCGAGACGTGGGACGTCTACGATGCCGACGGCGAGCAGATCCCGTTCGAGGACTGGCCATTGATGCAGGTCGTCGAAACCGGCGAGCCAGTTTTCGGCTACCAGTGCCAGATCGACTCGCCGGCACGCGGTCGGCAGTGGGTCTCGATCAACGCCGCACCGATCGACGACGACGGCGACGACGAACGAGTCGTCTTCTCTGTCGAGGACGTCACCGAACAGCACGAACGCCAACAGCAACTCCGTCGCGAATCCGAACAGACCGAGCAACTCCTGCGGACGGCGCCGATCCCCATCGCCGTCTGGAACGCCGACGGGGAGACGGTGATGGCGAACCGGCGGGCCCAGGAAACCCTCGACGTTTCCGAACAGGAGTTTCTCGAAGATCCCGACGGCGCCGACCAGTGGGGACTCTACGATCCCAATGGGAACCCGCTCGACTCGAGCGAAACGCCGTCCGCGCGCACTGCGGCGACCGGCGAACCGGTCCGCAACGACGAAGTCGTCGTCGAAACGCCTGACGGCGATCGCATCCACCTGCACGTGAACGCCGCGCCGGTGCTAGATCCCGACGGAAACGTCGAACGAATCATCGTCGCCAGCGAGGACATCACCGACCTCAAGGACCGGGAACACCAGCTGGAGCGGCGGAAGTCGGAACTCGAGACCGAACTGAGCGAAATCCTCGGTCGAATCACCGACGCGTTCTACGCGCTCGACGACGAGTGGCGGTTCACGCACGTCAACGAGCGCGCGGAGGAGTTAATCGACTTCGAGGACCAGGGACTCGTCGGCGAGCACGTCTGGGAGGTCTTCGACTGGGTCGAGAACACGCAACTCCGCGAGGAGTACGAGCGGGCGATGGAGACGCAGGAACCGACTTCGTTCGAGTTCTACTATCCCGACCCGCTGGACGCGTGGCTGGACATACACGTCTACCCGTCGGAAACGGGCCTCTCGGTCTACTTCCGAGACGTCACCGAACGGAAGGAACGCGAGCGCCAGCTCGAGGAGTCCGAACGGCGCTACCGCACGCTCGTCGAACACTTCCCGAACGGCGCCGTCGCGCTCGTCGACGAGCACCTCCGCTACCAGACGATCGGCGGCACGCCGCTCGACGGGGCGGACGTCGCGGTCGGGTCCGGATTCGACGAACCGATCCAGGACGTCCTCCCGGCGCCACTCGAGGACGAACTCGTGCCACGATACGAGGCCGCGCTCGAGGGGGAGTCCAGCTCGTTCGAAATCGAACTCGGCGAGCAGGTCTACCAGCTCCAGACGGTTCCGATTCGCGACGACAGCGGGGAGGTCTTCGCCGCCCTCGGTATGTCCCAGGACATCACCGAGCGGCGAACGTACGAGCGAAAACTCGAGGCGTCGAACGAGCGCCTTGAGCAGTTCGCCTACGCCGCCAGCCACGACCTCCAGGAACCCCTGCGGATGGTCTCGAGTTACCTGCAGTTGATCGAGCGCCGGTACGGCGACGCTTTCGACGAAGACGGCGAGGAATTCCTGGAATTCGCCGTCGACGGAGCCGAGCGCATGCGCGAGATGATCGACGGACTCCTCGAGTACTCCCGGGTGGAAACCCAGGGGAACGCGTTCGAGCCCGTCGACCTCGAGACGGTGCTCTCGGACGCACAGGCCGACCTCCGATTCCCGATCCAGGAAAGTGGGGCCGACGTCACGGCGGACTCACTTCCTCGCGTCGAGGGAGATCCGACCCAGTTGCGCCAGGTGTTCCAGAACCTGCTGAGCAACGCGATCGAGTACAGCGGCGACGAATCGCCCCGTGTGCACGTGACTGCCAAGCGAGCCGGTGACGTCTGGGAGGTGTCGGTTCGAGACGAGGGAATCGGTATGGATCCCGACGACACCGACCGGGTCTTCGAGGTGTTCCAGCGCCTCCACAGTCAGGAGGAACACGCGGGAACGGGGATCGGGCTCGCGCTCTGCCAACGGATCGTCGAGCGCCACGGCGGGACGATCCGGGCCGACTCGGAGCCGGGCGTCGGGACGACCTTTACCTTTACGCTCCCGGCGGCGGTCGGCGCTGACCAGGACTGA
- a CDS encoding serine/threonine-protein kinase RIO2, with translation MVRNVAELLAELESEDFYLLSGIEQGMRFSEWVQREKLSNFSGLTPEEVDYRLERCLKRGLVEKKTIQYEGYTLQFEGYDALALRALVERDTISEFGAPLGVGKESDVYEVKSYKPLALKYHREGYTNFREVNRERDYTSENQHVSWLYTARKAAEREFDALETLYPDVSVPQPIDQNRHAIVMEKMPGVELSRTRFEDDQVLGVLELLLRELSCAYEEGYVHADMSEYNVFVAEEGVTIFDWPQAVPTDHEHAREFLDRDLTNLVGYFRRKYPSVVPEDLESDAIAAEIATGEFDSLSA, from the coding sequence ATGGTGCGGAACGTCGCCGAGCTGTTGGCGGAACTCGAGTCCGAGGACTTCTATCTCCTCTCGGGAATCGAGCAGGGAATGCGCTTCTCGGAGTGGGTCCAGCGCGAGAAGCTATCGAACTTCTCGGGACTCACCCCTGAAGAGGTGGACTACCGCCTCGAGCGCTGTCTCAAGCGCGGGCTAGTAGAGAAGAAGACGATCCAGTACGAGGGGTACACCCTCCAGTTCGAGGGCTACGACGCCCTCGCCCTTCGTGCACTCGTCGAGCGCGATACGATCTCGGAGTTCGGCGCCCCGCTGGGCGTCGGCAAGGAGAGCGACGTCTACGAGGTCAAATCCTACAAGCCGCTAGCCCTGAAGTACCACCGAGAGGGCTATACCAACTTCCGGGAGGTCAACCGCGAGCGCGATTACACCTCGGAAAATCAGCACGTGTCCTGGCTCTACACCGCCCGGAAAGCGGCTGAACGGGAGTTTGACGCCCTCGAGACGCTGTACCCCGACGTCTCGGTGCCTCAGCCGATCGACCAGAACCGACACGCCATCGTGATGGAGAAGATGCCAGGGGTGGAACTCTCGCGAACCCGATTCGAGGACGACCAGGTGCTGGGAGTGCTGGAGTTACTCTTGCGAGAACTCTCATGCGCGTACGAGGAGGGGTACGTCCACGCGGACATGAGCGAGTACAACGTGTTCGTCGCCGAGGAGGGGGTGACGATCTTCGACTGGCCGCAGGCGGTGCCGACCGATCACGAACACGCTCGCGAGTTCCTGGATCGCGACCTCACGAATCTGGTGGGGTACTTCCGGCGGAAATATCCGTCAGTCGTGCCTGAGGACCTCGAGAGCGACGCGATTGCTGCTGAGATCGCCACCGGAGAGTTCGACTCATTGTCGGCGTAG
- a CDS encoding dihydrolipoyl dehydrogenase family protein, protein MDSLHVAIVGAYGSAGVAATDELLERAAESETDLELTLIDDDDPGGGLCILRGCMPSKDVLSAAQHRYQARHDGRLEGTPAVDLEAVVAQKDEHVHGFAEHRRDRVHDLADRDGVEFLHERARFVDDRTLAVGDRTIDPDYVVIATGSTLNVPDTPGIEDVDYCSSADVLDATSFPDSGIVMGFGYIGLELAPYLSEVGGVDLTVIEHDDRPLEEFEDAYGDTILDVYREQFDVEILTNTDEKRLEPTADGGVRLTVDRNGTREVLEADQLYVFTGRRPNVDGLGLEHTPLEPEQGWVEPTMQAADDERTFVVGDANGREPILHVAKEQGFAAGKNVLRHARGDDLEPYANVPHHVIFSGLSTYPVARVGHTPDTAADSSMDAVVVSREASDDGVFKTKNHPEGVATLVVSARDGTVLGYQGLHLHADVMAKTMQVIVEMGLDVREIPDRAYHPTTPEILDGLFREAAAELE, encoded by the coding sequence ATGGACAGTCTCCACGTCGCGATTGTCGGCGCCTACGGGAGCGCAGGTGTCGCCGCCACCGACGAGTTGCTTGAGCGCGCCGCGGAATCGGAAACCGACCTCGAACTGACCCTGATCGACGACGACGACCCGGGCGGCGGCCTCTGCATTCTCCGGGGTTGCATGCCCTCGAAGGACGTCCTCTCGGCCGCCCAGCACCGCTACCAGGCGCGCCACGACGGTCGACTCGAGGGGACGCCCGCGGTCGATCTCGAGGCGGTCGTCGCCCAGAAGGACGAGCACGTCCACGGATTCGCCGAACATCGACGGGATCGCGTCCACGACCTCGCCGACCGCGACGGCGTCGAGTTCCTCCACGAGCGTGCCAGGTTCGTCGACGACCGCACCCTCGCCGTCGGCGACCGCACGATCGATCCCGACTACGTCGTGATCGCGACTGGCTCGACGCTCAACGTTCCCGATACGCCCGGTATCGAGGACGTCGACTACTGCTCGAGCGCGGACGTGCTCGACGCGACGTCGTTCCCAGACTCGGGGATCGTGATGGGCTTTGGCTACATCGGCCTCGAGCTTGCCCCCTACCTCAGCGAGGTCGGCGGCGTCGACCTCACCGTGATCGAACACGACGACCGCCCGCTGGAGGAGTTCGAGGACGCCTACGGCGACACGATCCTCGACGTCTACCGGGAGCAGTTCGACGTCGAGATTCTGACAAACACTGACGAGAAGCGCCTCGAGCCAACGGCCGACGGCGGCGTTCGGCTCACGGTCGATCGCAACGGCACCAGGGAGGTCCTGGAGGCCGATCAGCTCTACGTATTCACCGGCCGCCGCCCGAACGTCGACGGCCTCGGGCTCGAGCACACACCCCTGGAACCGGAGCAGGGCTGGGTCGAGCCGACGATGCAGGCCGCAGACGACGAGCGCACGTTCGTCGTCGGAGACGCCAACGGCCGCGAGCCGATTCTCCACGTCGCCAAGGAACAGGGCTTCGCCGCCGGAAAGAACGTCCTGCGCCACGCTCGAGGCGACGACCTCGAGCCCTACGCGAACGTCCCCCACCACGTCATCTTCTCGGGCCTGAGCACCTACCCGGTGGCCCGCGTCGGCCACACCCCAGACACGGCCGCGGATTCGTCGATGGACGCAGTCGTGGTCTCGAGGGAGGCGTCCGACGACGGCGTCTTCAAAACCAAGAACCACCCGGAGGGCGTCGCCACGCTGGTCGTCAGCGCCCGCGACGGGACCGTGCTCGGCTACCAGGGACTGCACCTCCACGCCGACGTGATGGCCAAGACGATGCAGGTGATCGTCGAGATGGGCCTCGACGTGCGAGAGATTCCGGACCGGGCGTACCATCCGACCACGCCTGAGATCCTGGACGGCCTGTTTCGAGAAGCGGCAGCAGAACTCGAGTAG